The sequence GACTATACTACCGCCTTTAGTTTGTACAGGGAGCTTTCGATACAGGAAAGGCATAAAAACGCCATGTACTTCCTGGGTATCCTGTACCGCAATGGCTATGGCACTCCACGCAATGCCGACAGCGCCCGGTATTGGTTACAACAGGCGGCGGGTAAACATTACCTGCCTGCTGTGAATGAATTAAAGGCCAAAACACCGGAAAACCCGGAAACAGCGATTATACTACCAGTAAAAGCACAGCCTATAGCCGGTAATACGCTGTACAGGCGTATCAGGCATAACGTACAGGAAGCATCGCTGCCCGGTACTTACACCGGCTTTGCTGCCCGTTATGACTGGAGCGGTCAATATATTGTTAGTGTGTTTCCTTTACAGGTAAGCATTAAGCGGGAAGGCAAAAAGGTGACCGGCGCCTGGATTGAAGGCACAGATACAGCCTTGTTACAGGCAGCACTTACAGACAGCAACCTCGTATTCAGTAAAACGGAGTATAGCAAGCTTGAGCATTATACACCGAGAGGGCCCGAGGCCTGGCAATTTAACAATGCCCGCTTAAACCTGTTGCTTCAACCCGACAGCCTGTATATAGCCGGTAATTTGCAATTGTATAGCCTGGCCAGGAAAGAGCCCGGCCATCCAATGTATGTATACCTGTCGCGGGCTGCTACTGCTGATGAAAAAGCGATCACCCATGCCAGCAGTATCCTTGATGTGCGTGCGGCGCCCAACCCTACTACCGGGTTACTGAAGGTAAACTTTACGATCACCCGCACCCAAAAGGTGAGCATTACGGTGCTGGACCTGCAAGGCAGGCCCATCCTGAAAGAAGAAGCAGGTTTCCTGGCTGCCGGCACTTACCAGCGCGACCTGATGATCTCTTCCAAAGTAGCGCAGGGCGCGTATGCACTGGTGGTGCAGGCCGGCCATGCTACCAAACAACTGATGATTGTAAAACAATAGATCACCCTACAACCGCATTTATATGATCAAAAGATTATTACTACTGGCCTTATTGATCAATCTTGTTCCCCTGGTATATGATAATCAGGGACTATTTGTTCAGGCCGCCCATGCCCAGTTTGGGGAAGAAGATGATATTTATGATTTCCTGGACGACTGGTTTGATGATGATGATTTTGAAGACGATGTTGTTGACGATTGCATGAATGGATCGAGCGTGGTGATCATCAATAACACTTCCTCCACCTACACGGTAGGCAATGCTATTTACCAGGAGAATTGTACACAACGCATCTATGCCTGTGAG is a genomic window of Paraflavitalea devenefica containing:
- a CDS encoding T9SS type A sorting domain-containing protein, whose protein sequence is MKVLYLLSALLSLGWIATAQTSKSSFQKDSLFVLGSRYLRGNFVAPDEQKSKAYLLASAKTGNYFAMNLLGDLYAMKKDPKQVQADSAIYWYTQAAGLGSGIAFHKLGRIYHEGLYGTAQDFGIAARYFAAGMKLGDANSKNMVAYYHYKGLHQQQDYTTAFSLYRELSIQERHKNAMYFLGILYRNGYGTPRNADSARYWLQQAAGKHYLPAVNELKAKTPENPETAIILPVKAQPIAGNTLYRRIRHNVQEASLPGTYTGFAARYDWSGQYIVSVFPLQVSIKREGKKVTGAWIEGTDTALLQAALTDSNLVFSKTEYSKLEHYTPRGPEAWQFNNARLNLLLQPDSLYIAGNLQLYSLARKEPGHPMYVYLSRAATADEKAITHASSILDVRAAPNPTTGLLKVNFTITRTQKVSITVLDLQGRPILKEEAGFLAAGTYQRDLMISSKVAQGAYALVVQAGHATKQLMIVKQ